One window from the genome of Synechococcus sp. PROS-7-1 encodes:
- the rplA gene encoding 50S ribosomal protein L1 produces MPKTSKRLASLVNKIEERAYEPLEAIQLVKENATAKFDETVEAHARLGIDPKYTDQQLRTTVALPHGTGQTVRIAVITRGEKVAEAKAAGAELAGDEDLVEIISKGEMDFDLLIATPDMMPKVAKLGRVLGPRGLMPNPKAGTVTTDLAAAINEFKAGKLEFRADRTGIVHVRFGKASFSEGNLLDNLKTLQETIDRNKPSGAKGRYWKSLYVTSTMGPSVEVDIAALQDINKDG; encoded by the coding sequence ATGCCTAAAACATCCAAACGCCTGGCCAGCCTCGTCAACAAGATCGAGGAACGGGCCTACGAACCCCTTGAAGCCATTCAATTGGTCAAGGAAAACGCCACTGCCAAGTTTGACGAGACCGTGGAAGCCCACGCCCGTCTTGGCATTGACCCCAAATACACCGACCAGCAGCTGCGCACCACGGTGGCATTGCCCCATGGCACCGGTCAGACGGTGCGAATTGCGGTCATCACCCGCGGTGAAAAGGTTGCTGAGGCCAAGGCGGCCGGCGCTGAACTCGCTGGTGATGAGGATCTGGTGGAAATCATCAGCAAGGGAGAAATGGATTTCGACCTGCTGATCGCCACCCCCGACATGATGCCCAAGGTCGCCAAGTTGGGTCGGGTGCTTGGTCCCCGTGGTTTGATGCCGAACCCCAAGGCGGGAACGGTGACAACGGATTTGGCGGCTGCCATCAACGAATTCAAGGCCGGAAAACTCGAATTCCGTGCTGACCGCACGGGAATCGTGCATGTGCGTTTCGGCAAGGCCAGCTTCTCGGAAGGCAATCTTCTGGACAACCTCAAAACGCTCCAGGAGACCATCGACCGCAACAAGCCCAGCGGCGCGAAGGGGCGTTATTGGAAGAGCCTTTACGTGACATCCACCATGGGCCCGTCTGTGGAAGTTGATATCGCTGCGCTGCAGGACATCAACAAAGACGGCTGA
- the rplK gene encoding 50S ribosomal protein L11, which produces MAKKVTAVIKLALQAGKANPAPPVGPALGQHGVNIMAFCKEYNARTQDKAGFVIPVEISVFEDRSFTFITKTPPASVLITKAAGIEKGSGESAKGSVGSIKRSQLEEIAKTKLPDLNCTSVESAMRVIEGTARNMGVAITD; this is translated from the coding sequence ATGGCCAAGAAAGTCACAGCAGTCATCAAGCTGGCCCTTCAGGCCGGCAAAGCCAACCCCGCACCGCCCGTGGGCCCTGCTCTCGGTCAGCACGGGGTCAACATCATGGCGTTCTGCAAGGAGTACAACGCCCGTACCCAGGACAAGGCCGGTTTTGTGATCCCGGTGGAGATCTCGGTCTTCGAAGACCGCAGCTTCACCTTCATCACCAAGACGCCTCCGGCGTCGGTGTTGATCACCAAAGCCGCCGGAATCGAGAAAGGGTCCGGCGAGTCCGCCAAGGGAAGTGTTGGCTCCATCAAGCGTTCCCAGCTTGAGGAGATCGCCAAGACCAAGTTGCCCGACCTCAATTGCACCAGCGTTGAGTCGGCCATGCGCGTCATTGAAGGCACCGCTCGCAACATGGGCGTCGCCATCACCGACTGA
- the nusG gene encoding transcription termination/antitermination protein NusG yields the protein MSDLDLSQSDSSEVLDLPAPNDGEEGTLEVPEVRTGIARWYAVQVASSCEKKVKATLEQRAVTLGVSNRILEIEIPETPAVKIKKDGSRQSTEEKVFPGYVLVRMVLDEDTMMAVRSTPNVINFVGAEDRRATGKARGHIKPRPLSRSEVDRIFKRAAEKKTVVKVDLTEGDQILVTAGPFKDFQGEVIEVSGERSKLKALLSIFGRETPVELEFSQVSKQN from the coding sequence GTGTCTGATCTCGATCTCAGCCAGTCGGATTCCAGTGAAGTGCTGGATCTTCCGGCCCCGAACGACGGCGAGGAAGGAACGCTCGAAGTCCCTGAAGTGCGAACGGGGATTGCCCGCTGGTACGCGGTGCAGGTGGCTTCAAGCTGCGAAAAGAAGGTGAAAGCCACCCTCGAGCAACGGGCGGTCACCCTGGGCGTGAGCAACAGGATTCTTGAAATCGAGATTCCGGAAACGCCTGCCGTGAAGATCAAAAAAGATGGCAGTCGGCAGTCCACGGAGGAGAAGGTTTTCCCCGGCTATGTGCTGGTGCGCATGGTGCTCGACGAAGACACGATGATGGCTGTGCGCAGCACTCCGAACGTCATCAATTTCGTGGGTGCGGAGGATCGCCGCGCTACGGGCAAAGCCCGCGGTCACATCAAGCCGCGACCTCTGAGCCGCTCCGAGGTGGATCGCATCTTCAAGCGGGCTGCCGAGAAGAAGACCGTCGTCAAGGTTGATCTCACCGAGGGTGATCAAATTCTGGTAACGGCTGGGCCGTTCAAGGACTTCCAAGGCGAAGTGATTGAAGTGTCGGGCGAGCGCAGCAAGCTCAAGGCCCTTCTTTCAATCTTCGGCCGGGAAACGCCTGTGGAGCTCGAGTTCTCCCAGGTGAGCAAACAAAACTGA
- the secE gene encoding preprotein translocase subunit SecE — protein sequence MTTPTSEDTASAKSPAPTGSDQPGKKGGFFAATYEELKLVVWPSRQQLFSESIAVILMVSLSAAAIAALSRFYGWAASQVFR from the coding sequence GTGACAACGCCTACCTCCGAGGACACCGCATCAGCCAAGTCACCGGCTCCTACCGGCTCTGACCAGCCGGGAAAGAAAGGTGGGTTCTTCGCTGCGACCTACGAGGAGCTCAAGCTGGTTGTCTGGCCCAGTCGGCAGCAGCTGTTCAGTGAATCGATCGCAGTGATTCTGATGGTGAGCCTGTCAGCCGCTGCCATCGCTGCTCTGAGTCGTTTTTACGGCTGGGCTGCGTCCCAGGTGTTCCGTTGA
- a CDS encoding ATP-dependent Clp protease ATP-binding subunit — MTSAYEGSSQPPASLTAEPERFSDQAWDLLLSSQDVARRWRHGDLDVEHLLQVLFADPRYQADVAVLSLPRDRLLDQLESFLVEQPTARGQDLFIGEDLERLLESADRVRGLWGSRLIDLSHLIIAIGRDPRIGEDLLSRFGLTPDRLEAELRRAPDPGPGATIQSPSQVPSAQGPSFPVPPSAPASPPAPAPPPAPAQTTDAVPEPVPAAEATALERFGRDLTAEAADGQLDPVVGRDAEIRSLIKVLSRRGKNNPVLIGAPGVGKTAIAELLAQRMVAGEVPESLQGLRLVALDAGALIAGAKFRGQFEERLREVLQEVSDPEAGVVLFIDELHTVVNSDRSSADAGSLLKPALARGDLRCIAATTPEDYRRTVEKDPALNRRFQQVPIAEPSIDHSIEILRGVKERYELHHGVTITDAAVTAAARLADRYISDRCLPDKAIDLIDEAAAQLKMDVTSKPQVVEDAEMALRRVELSVLAAEQAPEAERVQLQRQRLEATTHLSRLRERWQAERAQLEELRQLLQEDEDLRHAMAEAEREGDLEEAARLQYDQLHRLQQRRDALEQSLSDAQAAGTALLREQVEAADIADVVARWTGIPVQRLLAGERQKLLELDQRLQERVIGQPEAVQAVAAAIRRARAGMKDPRRPVGSFLFLGPTGVGKTELAKALSGQLFDEEEAMVRLDMSEFMERNAVARLLGAPPGYVGYEEGGQLTEAVRRRPYALLLLDEVEKAHPDVFNVLLQVLDDGRLSDSQGRTVDFRHTVVVMTSNLASRAILEAARSGQESDPQAASPSLDAAVDEALNSHFRPEFLNRIDEVIRFRPLDQQDLSRIVRLQLADLSRLLREQGLSLEVDDAVIDALVSLGYEPEYGARPLRRVLRRRLENPLATELLEDRFHAAQTVRVHAGASPAEPFRFEPA; from the coding sequence ATGACGTCTGCCTACGAAGGGAGTTCCCAGCCTCCAGCCAGCCTCACTGCCGAACCTGAGCGTTTCAGCGATCAGGCCTGGGATCTGTTGCTCAGTTCCCAAGACGTGGCCAGGCGTTGGCGCCATGGAGATCTCGATGTGGAGCATCTGCTCCAGGTGTTGTTCGCCGATCCTCGTTATCAGGCGGACGTGGCTGTGCTCTCACTCCCCCGCGACCGTCTCCTTGATCAGCTCGAATCGTTTCTTGTCGAGCAACCCACCGCCCGCGGTCAGGATCTTTTTATTGGGGAAGATCTCGAGCGTTTGCTGGAGTCGGCGGATCGTGTGCGGGGGCTTTGGGGCTCTCGTCTGATCGATCTATCCCACTTGATCATTGCGATCGGCCGGGATCCGCGCATTGGCGAAGATCTCCTCTCCCGCTTCGGGCTGACGCCGGACCGTTTGGAGGCGGAGCTGCGCCGGGCTCCGGACCCTGGCCCTGGAGCGACGATCCAGTCCCCCTCACAGGTACCTTCAGCACAGGGTCCGTCCTTCCCGGTCCCGCCGTCTGCTCCGGCATCGCCGCCCGCTCCAGCACCGCCACCGGCGCCTGCCCAAACGACCGACGCTGTGCCTGAGCCGGTCCCTGCGGCTGAAGCAACAGCCCTTGAGCGGTTCGGGCGGGATCTCACGGCGGAAGCTGCTGACGGCCAGCTGGATCCAGTGGTGGGTCGGGATGCCGAGATCCGCAGCTTGATCAAAGTGCTCTCCCGCCGCGGCAAGAACAACCCCGTGCTGATCGGTGCTCCGGGTGTGGGAAAAACGGCGATTGCTGAACTGCTCGCCCAGCGGATGGTGGCTGGTGAAGTGCCTGAATCGCTTCAAGGCCTGCGGCTTGTGGCGTTGGATGCCGGAGCGCTGATTGCCGGTGCCAAGTTCCGTGGACAATTCGAGGAGCGCCTGCGCGAGGTGTTGCAGGAGGTGAGTGATCCGGAAGCGGGTGTGGTGCTGTTCATCGATGAACTGCACACGGTGGTGAACAGTGATCGCAGCAGTGCCGATGCCGGCAGCCTGCTCAAGCCTGCGCTGGCGCGGGGCGATCTGCGCTGCATCGCCGCCACCACACCCGAGGATTACCGGCGCACTGTTGAAAAAGACCCTGCACTGAACAGGCGTTTTCAGCAGGTGCCCATCGCGGAGCCTTCCATTGATCACAGCATCGAGATCCTTCGTGGGGTGAAGGAGCGCTATGAGCTGCACCACGGCGTCACGATCACGGACGCCGCGGTCACCGCCGCCGCCCGGCTCGCCGATCGCTACATCAGCGACCGCTGCCTGCCCGATAAGGCGATCGATCTGATCGACGAGGCGGCCGCTCAGCTCAAGATGGATGTGACGTCCAAGCCCCAGGTGGTGGAAGACGCCGAAATGGCCTTGCGCCGGGTGGAGTTGTCGGTGCTTGCTGCCGAACAGGCTCCTGAGGCGGAACGTGTTCAGCTGCAGCGTCAACGACTGGAGGCCACCACGCACTTGTCCCGGTTGCGGGAGCGTTGGCAGGCCGAACGCGCCCAGCTCGAGGAGCTGCGCCAGCTGCTGCAGGAGGACGAAGATCTCCGCCATGCCATGGCCGAGGCGGAACGCGAGGGAGACCTCGAGGAGGCTGCGCGCCTGCAATACGACCAGCTCCATCGACTCCAGCAGCGCCGCGACGCTCTCGAGCAGTCCCTCAGTGATGCCCAAGCTGCTGGAACCGCGCTGCTGCGCGAACAGGTGGAGGCCGCGGATATTGCCGATGTGGTGGCGCGCTGGACTGGGATCCCGGTCCAGCGGCTGCTGGCTGGCGAGCGCCAGAAACTGCTGGAGCTGGATCAACGGTTGCAAGAGCGGGTGATCGGGCAACCGGAGGCCGTGCAGGCCGTGGCGGCTGCGATCCGCAGGGCGCGTGCCGGCATGAAGGATCCGCGCCGGCCAGTGGGGTCCTTCCTCTTCTTGGGGCCGACCGGTGTGGGCAAGACCGAGCTGGCCAAGGCCCTCTCGGGTCAACTCTTTGATGAAGAGGAGGCGATGGTGCGTCTCGACATGAGCGAGTTCATGGAGCGCAATGCCGTGGCCCGCTTGTTGGGTGCTCCTCCGGGCTATGTGGGCTACGAGGAAGGCGGTCAGCTCACGGAGGCCGTGCGTCGTCGTCCCTATGCCCTGCTGCTGCTTGATGAGGTGGAGAAGGCCCATCCGGATGTGTTCAATGTGCTGCTGCAGGTGCTCGACGACGGCCGGCTCAGTGATTCCCAGGGGCGCACCGTTGATTTCCGTCACACGGTGGTTGTGATGACCAGCAATCTCGCCAGTCGGGCCATCCTTGAGGCAGCGCGATCAGGCCAGGAGTCGGACCCTCAAGCCGCATCCCCGTCATTGGATGCGGCGGTGGATGAAGCGCTCAACAGCCATTTTCGGCCTGAATTTCTCAACCGCATCGATGAGGTGATTCGGTTTCGACCGCTCGATCAGCAGGATTTGAGCCGGATTGTGCGCTTGCAACTGGCTGATCTGTCCAGGCTTCTGCGGGAGCAGGGACTCTCCCTCGAGGTTGACGACGCCGTGATCGATGCCCTCGTGAGCCTGGGGTACGAACCTGAATACGGCGCCAGACCCCTGCGCCGTGTGTTGCGCCGCCGCCTGGAAAACCCCCTGGCGACGGAATTGCTTGAAGATCGCTTCCACGCTGCCCAAACCGTGCGGGTCCACGCTGGCGCTTCGCCCGCTGAACCCTTCAGGTTTGAACCTGCTTGA
- the gloA gene encoding lactoylglutathione lyase, giving the protein MRMLHTMLRVGDLERSLAFYTNVLGMRLLRRKDYPGGRFTLAFVGYGDESESTVLELTHNWDTSEYDLGTGYGHIALGVDDIQATCSGIAGQGGRVVREPGPMKHGSTVIAFVEDPDGYKIELIELASRSPSA; this is encoded by the coding sequence ATGCGCATGCTGCACACCATGCTTCGGGTGGGCGATCTCGAGCGTTCTCTGGCCTTCTACACCAACGTTCTGGGCATGCGCTTGCTGCGGCGCAAGGACTATCCAGGCGGACGCTTCACCCTCGCCTTTGTCGGTTACGGGGATGAGTCGGAGTCCACCGTTCTTGAACTCACCCACAATTGGGATACCTCTGAGTACGACCTCGGAACTGGCTATGGACACATCGCCTTGGGCGTGGACGATATCCAGGCAACCTGCTCAGGAATTGCTGGCCAGGGGGGTCGGGTTGTTCGCGAACCAGGCCCGATGAAGCACGGCAGCACCGTGATCGCCTTCGTGGAAGATCCCGATGGATACAAAATTGAGCTGATTGAACTGGCGTCCCGTTCCCCGTCTGCCTGA